From the genome of Nicotiana sylvestris chromosome 2, ASM39365v2, whole genome shotgun sequence, one region includes:
- the LOC104217427 gene encoding two-component response regulator ORR3-like, with amino-acid sequence MAQVATMDHQFHVLAVDDSIIDRKLIERLLKTSSYQVTVVDSGSKALEYLGLSSDENEGVEIDHSHVREIGINLIITDYSMPGMTGYDLLRKIKGSSSLKDIPVIIMSSENVPSRINRCLEEGAEEFFLKPVQQSDMNRIKPHLMREKRQKVTPNSLKRKAMVECISPEKTRKYNNLCGIFWQNICE; translated from the exons ATGGCACAAGTTGCAACAATGGATCATCAGTTTCATGTTCTAGCTGTTGATGATAGTATTATTGATAGAAAACTCATTGAAAGGCTCCTCAAGACTTCTTCTTACCAAG TTACTGTTGTGGATTCAGGAAGTAAGGCTCTAGAGTATCTTGGATTGTCAAGCGATGAGAATGAAGGAGTAGAAATTGACCATTCTCATGTAAGAGAAATTGGAATCAATTTGATTATTACAGATTATAGCATGCCTGGAATGACTGGTTATGACCTATTGAGAAAGattaag GGATCATCGTCTTTAAAAGACATCCCAGTAATAATCATGTCATCAGAAAATGTTCCATCAAGAATTAATAGATGTTTGGAAGAAGGAGCTGAAGAATTTTTCCTAAAGCCAGTCCAACAATCAGATATGAATAGAATTAAGCCCCATTTAATGAGGGAGAAAAGACAGAAAGTAACTCCAAATAGTCTCAAAAGAAAGGCTATGGTAGAATGCATATCTCCTGAGAAAACAAGAAAATACAACAATTTGTGTGGCATCTTTTGGCAGAACATTTGTGAGTAA